In one Clostridia bacterium genomic region, the following are encoded:
- a CDS encoding sensor domain-containing diguanylate cyclase, whose protein sequence is MLRVRSVANVYQAAVIVTGLALLAGLVVALPPSPWFVLFALLAAAADYWNFRTPFGYVSFSFALTFPAEVLYGPSTAALVCALGNIAGNTIPLRRPARIGAFNAAQFTLSVFCGWLAQERVATVMHTGPMALAVPYVAFVAVFFVVNNLLVATMVSLEQGLPLRSVTAHLHWEAFAHLVTAALGTMFIVADRTSGTLTALLAVVPALALSYLLNVQHKLDTRNRELEALYESSQALAGSLNWETVCNVIVRDSARLVHAQRAELWIVSEDGKWLMSAAVFGPAGEAALGTQIAVSEGAVGRAFVDGQSSVAKVDSPDGSERWALMVPIAHGEHRLGVLELDAAQPFNDNQRRLISILSPQISIALRNVMKYRETEQQAQTDPMTGLANFRRFAADLPRKLEAAARGGQPLALVYLDLDNFRDFNNRFGHQVGDEVLRSFSRILLDSVRHGDLVARYGGDEFVIVLPGASHDEAAAVVDRILQRVHKLRINVGSNVSPTLAVSAGLAVYPQDGQDADELVRAADQAMYRQKHRFGAG, encoded by the coding sequence TTGCGCTGCTCGCCGGCCTGGTCGTCGCCTTGCCGCCCTCCCCGTGGTTCGTCCTCTTCGCGCTCCTGGCGGCCGCGGCGGACTACTGGAATTTCCGCACGCCTTTCGGTTATGTCTCGTTCAGTTTCGCCCTGACGTTCCCGGCGGAGGTTCTGTACGGTCCCAGCACGGCTGCGCTGGTTTGTGCTCTCGGCAACATCGCGGGGAACACGATCCCTCTCCGCCGTCCCGCGCGCATCGGCGCGTTCAACGCGGCGCAGTTCACCCTCAGCGTATTCTGCGGTTGGCTGGCCCAGGAACGCGTCGCGACGGTCATGCACACGGGGCCCATGGCGCTGGCGGTCCCATACGTCGCATTCGTCGCCGTGTTTTTTGTCGTGAACAACCTGCTTGTGGCCACCATGGTGTCGCTGGAACAGGGCCTCCCGCTTCGTTCCGTGACCGCCCACCTGCACTGGGAGGCGTTCGCGCACCTCGTCACGGCCGCTCTGGGCACGATGTTCATCGTCGCCGACCGCACCAGCGGCACGTTGACGGCGCTCCTCGCCGTGGTGCCCGCCTTGGCGCTGTCGTACCTGTTGAACGTCCAGCACAAGCTCGACACCCGCAACCGCGAGCTTGAGGCGCTTTATGAGTCGTCGCAGGCTCTCGCGGGCTCGCTGAACTGGGAAACGGTGTGCAACGTCATCGTTCGCGACTCCGCGCGGCTTGTCCACGCCCAGCGAGCCGAGCTTTGGATCGTCAGCGAGGACGGGAAGTGGTTGATGAGCGCGGCCGTATTCGGACCGGCGGGGGAGGCGGCTCTCGGGACGCAGATCGCCGTCAGTGAGGGCGCGGTCGGCCGGGCGTTCGTGGACGGCCAGTCCAGCGTCGCAAAGGTGGACAGTCCCGACGGTAGCGAGCGCTGGGCGCTCATGGTGCCCATCGCCCACGGCGAGCATCGTCTGGGCGTGCTCGAACTTGACGCGGCGCAACCGTTCAACGACAACCAGCGCCGGCTGATCTCCATCCTCTCGCCGCAAATCTCGATCGCCTTGCGGAACGTGATGAAGTACCGCGAGACGGAGCAGCAGGCGCAGACGGACCCGATGACCGGACTCGCCAACTTCCGCCGTTTTGCCGCGGACCTTCCGCGCAAACTGGAGGCGGCGGCTCGCGGCGGCCAGCCGCTGGCCTTGGTCTACCTGGACCTGGACAACTTCCGGGACTTCAACAATCGTTTCGGCCACCAGGTGGGGGACGAGGTCCTGCGCTCCTTTTCGCGGATCCTCCTCGATTCCGTCCGCCACGGCGACCTCGTCGCGCGCTACGGCGGGGACGAGTTTGTGATCGTGCTGCCGGGCGCCAGCCACGACGAGGCGGCGGCGGTGGTCGATCGCATCCTGCAGCGGGTGCACAAGTTGCGCATCAACGTCGGCTCGAACGTCTCGCCCACGCTGGCCGTCAGCGCGGGGCTGGCCGTGTATCCGCAGGACGGGCAGGACGCCGATGAACTCGTCCGTGCCGCCGATCAGGCGATGTACCGGCAGAAGCACCGCTTCGGGGCCGGCTGA